In a single window of the Helicobacter felis ATCC 49179 genome:
- a CDS encoding outer membrane protein produces MIYLKATQQELQAYQKTSPQEFLATAGGIGLANQTMNSHANMYGVDVQVGYKQFFGKKKRWGLRYYGSFSYQRGVFYDKNIASLNDLVYGVGMDALYNFYESKDGRYITGMFLGFMLAGNSWVVPSYHTLHTEMSRINEQGGKAKMNSTYFQIPLNIGFRTNVNKHNGFEIGLRIPLATNYYFKGNLHGMALA; encoded by the coding sequence TTGATTTACCTCAAAGCCACTCAGCAAGAACTGCAAGCCTACCAAAAAACCAGTCCTCAAGAGTTTTTAGCGACAGCTGGGGGGATAGGTCTAGCCAACCAAACCATGAATTCTCATGCAAACATGTATGGAGTGGATGTCCAAGTCGGTTATAAACAATTTTTTGGCAAGAAAAAACGCTGGGGTTTGCGCTATTACGGCAGTTTTAGTTACCAAAGAGGGGTATTTTATGACAAAAATATTGCAAGTCTAAACGACCTTGTCTATGGCGTGGGTATGGACGCCCTTTATAACTTCTATGAAAGTAAGGATGGCAGATACATCACAGGAATGTTTCTAGGCTTTATGCTTGCAGGGAACAGTTGGGTTGTTCCAAGCTACCACACTTTGCATACAGAAATGAGTCGCATCAATGAGCAAGGAGGTAAAGCCAAAATGAATTCTACTTATTTCCAAATCCCTCTCAACATTGGGTTTAGAACCAATGTAAACAAACACAATGGCTTTGAAATAGGTCTGCGCATCCCTCTAG